CGCCAGCCGGGCGATCCGTGTGGTGTCGGCGCCCGCCTGGCTTTCTGCCGGCAAAACCAACTGAGCCAGTTCAACGATCATCCGCTGGACGGGCAGCGGGAGTTCGGCGCCCTGTTCGATCATTCCGGCAAGCGCTGGATTCTGCCGGATCGCATCCGCGATCTGCTCCAGCAGGGCATTTCGCTTCACGCTCTCCATCTCACCTGTCTGAAGCAATGCAATGAACTCGAAAGGGTCCTCGGGCCGCACCGCATCATTGTAGACCTGCCCGAACAGCCTCGCGCCATGGGCGTACGGGATGAAATGCTCCCAGTAGGTATCCGTCCAGTGACGCGCAAGGGCTTCCCTGCGCTGTATCTCCCGAGCGAGTGAAGCGTCGTCAAGACTTGCGAGATCGATCTGCGCCAGGGCCCTGCCTTCTTCGATGAGCGCAGGAATCAGTTCGCCTTCGACGCGCTGGCGCAATATCTTCAGATTATCGAAGCTGCGCCGCAGGCTGAGATGCCACGCCTTGCTCTCATCTGCGGCCTCGCCGGTGGTGATTGGCCGTGACTGCAGCACATGAAGGACGCCACCGCGTACCGTCCATTCCACGTCCTGTGGGCTCCCGAAGAGCGCCTCGGCCCGCAGCGCATGATCCAGTACCAGCGTGAGTTCCCGTTCGTCGACGGGCGGCGAGGCAGCTTCTCGGGCGGAGAGCGGGACAAGCTCGACCCCGCGCTCTGAAGTCCGCATAGCGCTCTCTCGTCTGGGCTGATGATGGCTGAGCACGCGTCGCGAGGCACGATCCAGGAACCAGCGATCCGGCTCAACGGTACCGTCCACCAGTCCCTGGTTGAGGCCGTACACAGCTTCTACGATGGCCCGTCCGGCATCTTCCGGGTCACGGCTGAAACACACCCCGGAAGCCTGCCCTGCAACGATCTCCTGGATCACCACCGCCATCGCGCTGTCAGCCACGTCAAGACCCAATTCCTTGCGATACAGCAGCGCACCGTCAGACCACAGCGACGCCCAGACCAGGCGGATATGCTCCAGGATACTGTTGGCGCCGCGCACATTCACGTACGACTCGTGGAGCCCGGCGAATGAGGTGCCCTCGGCATCTTCTGCCAGGGCAGAGGACCGGACAGCGGCAGGCACTGCGGAGAATACCTGTGCGATGCCCCGAGCGATCTCTTCATACATACCTGCCGGCATCGGCGTGCTCAGGAACATGCTGCGGATGCGCAGGGCAGCGTCCCACATCTCCTCCCAGCGCATGTCTTCGAAACTCTTGCGGTTCAGTTCCAGCAGGATGCGTTCTCGCAGACCCGTGACGGTTACATACTCGCGGTAAGCCTCGGCGCGAAGAACGAGAGCCGATGGCACGTTCATTCCCGCAGCATACATCCGCGCAAGCGCCAGGGCCTTGCCTCCCGCGTCCGGCGGATACTCTTCGGCGATCTGTTCCAGCGACATTAGCAGCTTCACGGTTCCAGGCGCAACTCCATCACGTGCTGGAATCGGGTCACAAGGTAATAGGTCTCGATACGCAGCGCAACAAGCTCGAAGGTGGGCGAAGACACGAAGTCTCTCAGGTGAGGGTGGCGCGCCAGGTACTTCTTGCGCAGAGCGATGTATTCCACTTCAGGCAGCTTGACCTCGCGGCCAACCGCTGTTGCCGCACAGGCCTCGTGGAAATCCGCGTCGGTGTTGCCGCGGTTATCAATGAGCACGGAGACACGGGGATCACTGGTGAGGTTTGCGAACTTCCGCGTGTTGCGTGAAGTCCCAAAGAGAATAGTGCGCATATCGTCTGACACGACGAAAGCCACCAGACTGCAGTACGGGTGCCCTTCGTGGCTGGTAGCGAGGACAGCCAGCGCCTGACCTTGGAGGAGCTCCTTCAGCTGTCTCCACGCGTCCTGTCTTGAATCCAACACTCTCACCTTTCGCGCCGAGATTGTGACGAACGGAGACCGCTGGCCGAGACAGTGTCTGCGGAATCTTCGCTTCCCGGGGGCATGTTGCCTTCCCTCTGTCTGTGCTCCATCGTCGGTTAGCTTGCGCTCCGTGGCTTCCGGTTAGCCAGGCAAGGGCACTTCCTCGCCTGTAGCTCGGAGAACCGGCATCTGCGCGTTGACACCGGCCAGGTACTCCCTCAACTCCTCGGCCAGATCGGCGCGAAGGCTGACCTTGTCGTCGGCCAGATTTCTCGTTTCGCCAAGATCGCCTGCCACGTCGAACAGCTCGTAACGCTGGTCCGCGTGGTAGTAGATCAGCTTCCAATCGCCCCGGCGGATGGTGCTCGAAGCCCCGATGCCGGGCCCGGTGGGTCCCCAGTTGTTGGGATAATGCCAGAAAAGAGAACGCTGCCCGGAAGGTTCATCGCCCCGCAGGAGTGGCGCGAAGCTCATGCCGTCCATTGCGCCGCCGGGTTGGGTATGTTGAGGAGCACCCGCCATCTCGAGAATGGTGGGGAAGAAGTCCTCGATAATGACCGGACTGTTGCACACCGTCCCGGCGCGTGTGACTCCCGGCCATCGGACGATCATCGGCTCCCGGATCCCACCCTCGTGAGCCGAACCCTTCCCACTGGACAGCGGCCTGTTGTGAGTATGCAGCTCGCCGCCGCGACCGTGAGCGCTCAGGCCACCGTTGTCGGACATGAAGAGCACAATCGTGTTGTCGGTGATGCCCCGGGCCTGAATGTTGTCCAGGATGTCCCCCAGCGACTTGTCCATTCCCTCCAGCAAAGCCGCATACTGGGCTTCGGTGTAGTCCAGACCCGCGTCGAGATAACGCTTTATGAACCGCTTGTCTTCGGCGAACGGCACATGCACGGCGTAGTGGGACATGTACAGGAAGAATGGCACGCCGTCGGCCACGGCCTGATCCATCTGCCGGTTCGCCTCGATGGTGAGGGCCTCGGTGAGGAAGATGTCCTGGCCGTGGTACTGGTCAAGGCCGGGGACATCCCATACATGCCCGCCACCACGCCATTGGGCGCTGAAGTTCTGAGTGCCGAGGTAACTGCCAGGACCGCCCGCGGCGTGTCCTGCGATATTGATGTCAAAGCCGATGTTGAGCGGGTCTGCGCCGGGCGTGTCGAGAGCACCAAAATGCGCCTTCCCAACATGGATCGTCCGGTACCCCGCCTTCCCGAGCAGCGCTGGGAGAGCTGTCGCATGCACCGCGCGCTCCATCGAGGGGTCTGGACTAAGACCGTTCGCGTTCCAGTCGGGGATGATCAGGTCAGGGTGCTCCGGGTCGGTGTTCCTGTTGCGGTGAAGCGTCCAGTTGGTGACGCGATGGCGCGCGGCATTCAGCCCCGTCATCAGAGATACCCGGCTGGGCGAGCAAACGCAGCATGCGTAGGCCTGGGTGAATTTGACGCCGCTGTCGGCCAGGCGCTCCATATTGGGCGTGTGGTAGCGGTTGTTGAATGGGGTGCGCCTCTCGTGGAACGGCAGGGATGTGTCCTGCCAACCCATGTCGTCCACCAGAAACAGCACAATATTCGGCGGCATCGCTCTCTCCTCACGATTTCCAGCGTTAGCTGCCGTAGCCTGTGCGCCGAAGGCTGGCCCCGCTGCGGCTCCCCCGGCCGCCAGCGCTCCCAGGCGAAGTAACTCCCGACGGGTCATGGTCGGCCTGCTCATACTTGCGCTCCGGCCGCAGTCGGGCAGAAGTGCACGATGGAGTTCCATTCGTTGGTTGTAGCGTCCTCATCGTCAAACCGGTCACGGTGGAAGCGACTGCACCTCGATACTCAGGGCGCGGAATTACGGTCTCGCACGTGCCGCGCGGAGAATAGACCCGCAGTGCGCCAAGGCCGCGTGTGCGGCGCCGCTACCCGCCTTCGGGATAGCGCGGGGGCCACTGCAACTCGTTCAGCACGCCCCTGGCTGACCGCACCAGCGGCTGCGGACCTTGCACCGAACTCTCCATCGCGAAGGTCAGCAGGGAGCCGAGCATCGGCGCCACGTAGCGCTGCAGACGGCCGTACTTCCCGCTGCACAGATGCACGAAGGGTGTACGGAGTTCCCGCCTCAGCAGGACCGTCGTCCGGAATGCCTCAACCACCTCGTCCTCGGTGTCCGCGCGCACAACGATCTTCGGGATGTCCGCACCACGCGACACAAAATCACTCAAGTGCTCGAGGATTTCCTCACTGTTGAGGAACTCGTTCGGGGCATGCGAGGACATGATCACCTCGGCTCCCCTGGAGTGGACGCGGTCGATCAAACGCTTCTGCTTCTCAATCGCCTTCTGGTCGCGGGTACGCTCACGAGGCGCAGGATCGTGCAGATCGCCCATGATGTCGCACGCGGCGGCGCCTGCGTCTACGGCCAGCAGCAGCAAATCAGCGCGGGCATCATCGTCCATTATGTCAGCGGCGAGATTGCCCGAACGGTAGCATAGCGGCATCATCGGCCGTCCCGTGCAGTGAAAGACGCGCGAGAGTTCCTCAAGTGTGAGCCTGTCCCGCTCCCAGGATGCCAAGTTCACCGCGAAGGCCTCAGCGCCCTCGTGTTCGCATTTCAGAATACTGGCGATGGTCGCTTCCGGCGTTGCTGCCTCGATGATGGCCGCGAGACAGGGTGACTGCAGCCGCAGGAACGATGGTCGCATCGGTCCACTCCTTCAGTCCTGGTTCTGGAAATCCCACGTGAACTCGGGGTTCTGGGCCTTGATCACCTGGATGATGCGGCTCACCTCCAGGGCTTCGGTGTTCGCGACGGGAAATGGCACATTCTCGCGCACAGCCCGGTACAGATGTCGAGCGGTCTCAATCTCAACGTGGACCCACATGTTCGTATCGGGCTGGACCGCGTGCGTCTCGTCTCGCCAGGGAAGCTCCGTATCGCTCCAATGACCACCGTTTAGGGGCGGCGAACCGGTGCCGGCGGTGGCTTCGGGGAAGTCGAAGCCCGGTTCGAGATAGCGCAGGCGAATGCGCCGCTCATCCTCGCAGAGCAGGCTTCCCCGGCTACCGTAGACGGTGCAGAAGGCGCCGGGGAGGGCCACATTGTTGCTGATCTCCAGATCGACGACGGTCCCGTTCTCGCCGGTCAAGATGACTTTCACGTGGGTCTCCGCATCTCCGATGGCATTGACGGCCTTCAGATTGCCCCAGATGTCTCTTACCGGGCCGCCGATGAACTGCAGAGCATGGTCGATAATGTGGGACCCCCAGTTGTTCAACTGCCCGCCACCGTAACGCAGATAGGCCTGCCAGTCGGCCCGGCGCGAGAAGTTATGGTGGCGGCACAGCTTGACCTGTATGATCTCACCAAGGATGCCGCTGCGGACGATCCCGAAGATCTGTTGCATCGCCGGTTCGAAGCGATGATTGTGCAGGAAGAAGAGCTTTCCGGGGTAATTCCGGTCAGCCTGGCGCAACTGCTCGATTTCGCTGAA
This region of Armatimonadota bacterium genomic DNA includes:
- a CDS encoding pyridoxamine 5'-phosphate oxidase family protein, with translation MDSRQDAWRQLKELLQGQALAVLATSHEGHPYCSLVAFVVSDDMRTILFGTSRNTRKFANLTSDPRVSVLIDNRGNTDADFHEACAATAVGREVKLPEVEYIALRKKYLARHPHLRDFVSSPTFELVALRIETYYLVTRFQHVMELRLEP
- a CDS encoding sulfatase, with translation MTRRELLRLGALAAGGAAAGPAFGAQATAANAGNREERAMPPNIVLFLVDDMGWQDTSLPFHERRTPFNNRYHTPNMERLADSGVKFTQAYACCVCSPSRVSLMTGLNAARHRVTNWTLHRNRNTDPEHPDLIIPDWNANGLSPDPSMERAVHATALPALLGKAGYRTIHVGKAHFGALDTPGADPLNIGFDINIAGHAAGGPGSYLGTQNFSAQWRGGGHVWDVPGLDQYHGQDIFLTEALTIEANRQMDQAVADGVPFFLYMSHYAVHVPFAEDKRFIKRYLDAGLDYTEAQYAALLEGMDKSLGDILDNIQARGITDNTIVLFMSDNGGLSAHGRGGELHTHNRPLSSGKGSAHEGGIREPMIVRWPGVTRAGTVCNSPVIIEDFFPTILEMAGAPQHTQPGGAMDGMSFAPLLRGDEPSGQRSLFWHYPNNWGPTGPGIGASSTIRRGDWKLIYYHADQRYELFDVAGDLGETRNLADDKVSLRADLAEELREYLAGVNAQMPVLRATGEEVPLPG
- a CDS encoding Gfo/Idh/MocA family oxidoreductase, with amino-acid sequence MSAIKLGAWGLGRIGFVHVEQFAAQTGMFEVVAGCDIEQAKVDRLVARYNCAGYTDAEDLLADPNVELVIIATRSMTHVDNALQALAAGKLVLLEKPIAQSFSEIEQLRQADRNYPGKLFFLHNHRFEPAMQQIFGIVRSGILGEIIQVKLCRHHNFSRRADWQAYLRYGGGQLNNWGSHIIDHALQFIGGPVRDIWGNLKAVNAIGDAETHVKVILTGENGTVVDLEISNNVALPGAFCTVYGSRGSLLCEDERRIRLRYLEPGFDFPEATAGTGSPPLNGGHWSDTELPWRDETHAVQPDTNMWVHVEIETARHLYRAVRENVPFPVANTEALEVSRIIQVIKAQNPEFTWDFQNQD
- a CDS encoding type I 3-dehydroquinate dehydratase, with translation MRPSFLRLQSPCLAAIIEAATPEATIASILKCEHEGAEAFAVNLASWERDRLTLEELSRVFHCTGRPMMPLCYRSGNLAADIMDDDARADLLLLAVDAGAAACDIMGDLHDPAPRERTRDQKAIEKQKRLIDRVHSRGAEVIMSSHAPNEFLNSEEILEHLSDFVSRGADIPKIVVRADTEDEVVEAFRTTVLLRRELRTPFVHLCSGKYGRLQRYVAPMLGSLLTFAMESSVQGPQPLVRSARGVLNELQWPPRYPEGG